The genomic stretch TGCTCGCCGTGTGATTGCCGGATACGCCGACCAGCACCGGCAGCGGTTCTGCATCCGCTGCGCTGTTGGCGACGGTTCGAGCTTCATCGAGAATCGTCGCGAGCACGGCGTCCTGTTCGGCGGCGTCGAGCGCGGCCGGTTCGCCAGTCGTGCCGAGCGCGACCAGACCGGCCACGCCTGCGTCGGCGTAACGGCGCACCAGCGCTCGCAGCGCGGCGTGATCGACCTCGCCGTCGGCGAACGGTGTGATGAGCGGAACCCAGATACCCGAAAAAATAGACATGTCTTTACCTCGAATGCGACCGTATCGATTCCGTACAGCGTGCGAGGGAGGAAAGACAGGAAATGCCGAAGGCGGGCGTTGACCGGCTGTTCCGTCGCACATCTGACGGAACAGCGTGCTCCGGTCAGATGAGCGGCTGTTTTTTGGCTTTGGCGCTAACGTTCACGCAACCCGCGTGCGCAATCACGACGACGTTCGCAAGAACGGGACGTGCGGTGCGTGACGAGCGGAGTCGGAGCGTTTGGCCGGTATGCATGAAGCGCAGTGTAACCGGCTTGGGCGCAACTTGACAAAGCCCATCGCAAAATTGCTTGACTTCTGCGCCGGGCAAACTAATATACGCACTGCGTACATAAACCAGTACGAAATCTACTCTCGACAGGTGAGCGCATGAGCGTCCCGCAACAAGCCTTCCTACGCGATGCGATGCGTCGCCTGAACATGACCCGCGACACCTTCGCCAGCCGCATCGGCGTCTCGCGACGGGCACTCGACACGTGGCTGCTGCCGGACGATTCGCAGGAATCGCGAGCCATGCCGGAGATCGTCGAGCGTTTCGTGTCGGAAATCGTCGTGCACGGCGAGCCGGGAGAGAAGCATACGCAAAGCGTAGACTCGCAGTCGCTGGCGAGCCAGATGCTGTTCGAGGGCAAGCCGCAACTGCTGTCGGTCGACCAGTTCTCGCGCGATTCGGTCGAGGCGCTCTTTCGCGTCGCCGACATCATGCAGCCGATCGCGCGGCGCCGGAAAATCTCCCGCGTGCTCGAAGGCGCGGTGCTCGGCAATCTGTTTTTCGAAGCCAGTACACGAACACGCGTCAGCTTCGGCGCGGCGTTCTGCCGGCTCGGCGGCTCGGTGTGCGACACCACCGGCTTCACGTTTTCGTCGATGGCCAAGGGCGAGTCGATCTACGACACCAGCCGCGTGATGAGCGGCTACGTGGATGCGCTGGTGATCCGCCATCCGGAGCAAGGCTCGGTGGCTGAATTCGCGCGCGCGACCAATGTGCCGGTGATCAACGGCGGCGACGGTCCCGGCGAACATCCGAGCCAGGCGCTGCTCGACCTGTACACGATCCAGCGCGAGTTCTCGCGGCTGGGCAAGATCGTCGACGGTGCGCACATCGCGCTGGTCGGCGACCTGAAATACGGACGCACCGTGCATTCGCTGGTCAAGCTGCTGGCGCTGTATCGCGGCATCAAATTCACGCTGATCTCGCCGCCGATGCTCGAAATGCCGGGCTACATCATCGAGCAGATCTCACGCAACGGCCATGTGATCGAGCAGACCCACGATCTCACCGCCGGCCTGCGCGGCGCGGACGTGGTGTACGCCACACGCATCCAGAAAGAGCGCTTCACCGACGAATCGTTCGAAGGCTATACGCCGGACTTCCAGATCAATCAGGCGCTGGTGGATAGCGTGTGCGGCAGCGACACCTTGATCATGCATCCGCTGCCGCGCGACAGCCGGCCCGGTGCGAACGATCTGAGCGTCGATCTGAATCATGATTCGCGGCTGGCGATTTTCCGGCAAACCGATAACGGCATTCCGGTGCGAATGGCGATTTTCGCGGTGCTGCTGGGCGTGGAAAAGCTGGTCCAGCATTCGATGCGCGACGCCGCGTGGCGCCCGCCCGCCTATCTCGGCCCAGACGACGCGGTGTTTCACGGCATCGATTGATCGATCGGGATTCAGTCGATGCAAAACGGCCTTGCTGTTGATCAGCAAGGCCGTTTTTTTATGCTGCCGCAATGGAACCGCTGCGCGCTCAACCCCACGCTTGCGGCGACTTGCCCTCCACCACCGTGCACTGCAAGCCCGACATGCGGCCGGCTGCGTCGATCGCCGCATCCAGTTCGGCAAACGGATACGACTTCAACTCGACTGCATCGAGCGCGATCTGCCCCGACGTCACCAGCGAAACCAGCGCGAGATAGTCGGCGCGCGTGTACATGAAGTGGCCGATCAATTCCCAGCTGTTCAGCAACATCTCGCTGTACGGAATCGGCAAATCCACCCGCATGCTGCCCATCAGCACCAGCCGCCCGCCGCGGCGCAGGCTGCGTAATGCCGCGAGGGTCGCGTTCGCGTCGGTGGCCTGGCCGACCATGTCGAACGCGAGATCCGCGCCGCCACCGCTTGCGTCGCGGATCGCCTTCACGTCTTGCGCGGCGTCGCCCGTCAGGACGACCGGCACCACGCGTCCGCGCCCCTGCTCGGCCAGTGCTTGCAGCGGTTCCAGACGACGGCCGAGCGCGACGACTTTGCTCGCGCCGAGCGCCAGCGCCGCCAGCACGGCCGCCGAGCCGAAGTAACCGCCGGCGCCAT from Paraburkholderia sp. IMGN_8 encodes the following:
- a CDS encoding aspartate carbamoyltransferase; amino-acid sequence: MSVPQQAFLRDAMRRLNMTRDTFASRIGVSRRALDTWLLPDDSQESRAMPEIVERFVSEIVVHGEPGEKHTQSVDSQSLASQMLFEGKPQLLSVDQFSRDSVEALFRVADIMQPIARRRKISRVLEGAVLGNLFFEASTRTRVSFGAAFCRLGGSVCDTTGFTFSSMAKGESIYDTSRVMSGYVDALVIRHPEQGSVAEFARATNVPVINGGDGPGEHPSQALLDLYTIQREFSRLGKIVDGAHIALVGDLKYGRTVHSLVKLLALYRGIKFTLISPPMLEMPGYIIEQISRNGHVIEQTHDLTAGLRGADVVYATRIQKERFTDESFEGYTPDFQINQALVDSVCGSDTLIMHPLPRDSRPGANDLSVDLNHDSRLAIFRQTDNGIPVRMAIFAVLLGVEKLVQHSMRDAAWRPPAYLGPDDAVFHGID
- a CDS encoding zinc-binding dehydrogenase, which encodes MKAWMLDEPGKPLALRDVAQPQPRRSAVLVRMEAVPLLSYTRDYVEGKLPYACPPGPFSPGTNGVGRIVAVGEGVVAFRVGQRVAVNPYWVADETVREPAQALLGLTAVSADSGVLLAEFPHGTLREAAEFPASTLIALDGLEDIEAARLAVLAKFAVPFGGLRRGRLAAGETVVVNGAGGYFGSAAVLAALALGASKVVALGRRLEPLQALAEQGRGRVVPVVLTGDAAQDVKAIRDASGGGADLAFDMVGQATDANATLAALRSLRRGGRLVLMGSMRVDLPIPYSEMLLNSWELIGHFMYTRADYLALVSLVTSGQIALDAVELKSYPFAELDAAIDAAGRMSGLQCTVVEGKSPQAWG